One genomic segment of Apostichopus japonicus isolate 1M-3 chromosome 23, ASM3797524v1, whole genome shotgun sequence includes these proteins:
- the LOC139964759 gene encoding uncharacterized protein isoform X1 — translation MAAKLVPITIPRFSVQDGYHAWSMALLDAGRLAVTGFKISMDRTSVNTFIDLFRFEIDPDSHEKPLLMTSTLYYSKEFTSVEYSLPVCFLHESLFVTCCDGTIKSYDTNNGCLVQQAKIIGVARCINTGDGSVYVGLASNKVIVFDVQFIERKTITLKGLKDSDYPDDITVSNNKLFICTGLSFRRALMCNNDGEIEQEYTNQQYKDAWSITVSEEKGLIFILWCDNCRGGKGVIAIHTLVGGRSFSGVHSTLFGGHILASFKVPDDSMRIRINNNLNRLFVVTWTAGKIYEYHTSDIFNFENLVTSLESLIERDDCRKLLEYFNVTADESKTILGSDAPLTSLIGYLIQTGSVSTEDTNQLQKACTDQGLSKVVAVLTVYQQVQDSKMTKKYLINQLNSLGERRQRLLDKLAKYEDEGQEIVVLKTEEDRMQLIDKLRISEFERQQLTERLKSAEDRYKISEDERKQLTNKLQIKEETLNITQRELKHTSDRLKAEEKEKQTLCDKWKDEEKQLLQRLANLELHQKEVAPNSSRGDNTIKPNSDCEVSEKCLWQLSRKVGVTWMNVGRSLNLTEADLENVKEDHGGQSETSYQMLLLWKRSAGTMATYRVLADALKQAGRADLAGDFFK, via the exons ATGGCTGCCAAACT CGTACCTATCACGATTCCAAGGTTCTCTGTTCAAGATGGGTACCATGCCTGGTCCATGGCCCTACTGGATGCTGGTCGTTTGGCTGTCACTGGATTTAAGATCAGCATGGACCGCACCTCTGTCAACACCTTCATCGACTTGTTTAGGTTCGAAATTGATCCTGATTCTCACGAGAAACCGTTATTAATGACGTCAACCCTATATTATTCTAAAGAATTTACCTCTGTTGAATATTCACTACCTGTTTGTTTCTTGCATGAAAGTTTGTTCGTGACGTGTTGTGATGGTACAATAAAATCTTACGATACTAATAATGGCTGTCTGGTTCAGCAAGCGAAAATTATAGGTGTAGCTAGGTGTATTAACACAGGCGATGGATCAGTATATGTAGGTTTAGCTTCCAATAAGGTCATTGTCTTTGATGTACAATTTATTGAACGCAAGACAATCACCTTAAAGGGATTGAAAGATAGCGACTATCCCGATGACATAACAGTCAGTAATAATAAACTTTTTATATGTACAGGCCTATCGTTTAGGAGAGCTTTAATGTGTAATAATGATGGGGAAATAGAACAGGAATATACAAACCAACAGTACAAAGATGCTTGGAGTATAACAGTCAGTGAAGAGAaaggattaatatttatattatggtGTGATAATTGTAGAGGGGGTAAAGGAGTTATTGCTATTCACACTCTCGTCGGGGGCCGCTCTTTTTCTGGTGTTCATTCCACTCTTTTTGGGGGGCATATCTTGGCTTCATTTAAAGTTCCCGATGATTCCATGAGAATCAGGATCAATAATAACTTAAACAGGTTGTTTGTTGTTACCTGGACAGCTGggaaaatatatgaataccaCACA AGTGACATTTTCAATTTCGAGAACCTCGTGACGTCACTGGAGTCACTGATTGAGAGAGATGATTGTCGGAAGTTACTCGAGTACTTTAACGTTACAGCTGACGAGTCAAAAACGATTCTTGGCAGTGACGCACCCTTGACATCTCTTATCGGATACCTCATACAGACAGGAAGCGTCTCTACTGAAGACACCAATCAGTTACAGAAAGCATGCACTGACCAAGGACTGAGTAAAGTGGTGGCGGTGTTGACTGTCTATCAACAAGTTCAAG ATTCAAAGATGACCAAAAAATACTTAATAAACCAATTAAACTCATTAGGAGAAAGAAGGCAGAGACTACTTGACAAACTAGCAAAATACGAAGATGAAGGACAAGAGATTGTTGTACTTAAGACAGAGGAGGATCGAATGCAACTTATCGATAAGCTGAGAATATCAGAATTCGAAAGGCAGCAACTTACAGAGAGACTGAAATCGGCAGAGGATAGATATAAAATAtcggaagatgaaagaaaacagCTCactaataaattacaaataaaagagGAAACATTGAATATAACACAGAGAGAACTTAAACACACGTCTGACAGACTGAAGGCCGAAGAAAAAGAGAAGCAGACACTTTGTGATAAATGGAAAGATGAGGAAAAACAATTACTTCAGCGGCTAGCAAACTTAGAACTACACCAGAAAGAG GTGGCGCCTAATTCCTCAAGAGGGGATAACACTATCAAACCGAACTCAGACTGCGAGGTGTCTGAAAAATGCCTTTGg CAATTATCAAGGAAGGTTGGTGTAACGTGGATGAATGTTGGGAGATCACTTAACCTTACTGAAGCCGACTTAGAAAATGTTAAGGAAGATCATGGAGGGCAGAGTGAGACTAGTTATCAGATGCTTCTTCTATGGAAGAGAAGCGCAGGAACCATGGCAACGTACAGAGTCCTCGCAGATGCCCTAAAACAAGCTGGGAGAGCTGATTTAGCTggagatttttttaaataa
- the LOC139964759 gene encoding uncharacterized protein isoform X2: MALLDAGRLAVTGFKISMDRTSVNTFIDLFRFEIDPDSHEKPLLMTSTLYYSKEFTSVEYSLPVCFLHESLFVTCCDGTIKSYDTNNGCLVQQAKIIGVARCINTGDGSVYVGLASNKVIVFDVQFIERKTITLKGLKDSDYPDDITVSNNKLFICTGLSFRRALMCNNDGEIEQEYTNQQYKDAWSITVSEEKGLIFILWCDNCRGGKGVIAIHTLVGGRSFSGVHSTLFGGHILASFKVPDDSMRIRINNNLNRLFVVTWTAGKIYEYHTSDIFNFENLVTSLESLIERDDCRKLLEYFNVTADESKTILGSDAPLTSLIGYLIQTGSVSTEDTNQLQKACTDQGLSKVVAVLTVYQQVQDSKMTKKYLINQLNSLGERRQRLLDKLAKYEDEGQEIVVLKTEEDRMQLIDKLRISEFERQQLTERLKSAEDRYKISEDERKQLTNKLQIKEETLNITQRELKHTSDRLKAEEKEKQTLCDKWKDEEKQLLQRLANLELHQKEVAPNSSRGDNTIKPNSDCEVSEKCLWQLSRKVGVTWMNVGRSLNLTEADLENVKEDHGGQSETSYQMLLLWKRSAGTMATYRVLADALKQAGRADLAGDFFK, encoded by the exons ATGGCCCTACTGGATGCTGGTCGTTTGGCTGTCACTGGATTTAAGATCAGCATGGACCGCACCTCTGTCAACACCTTCATCGACTTGTTTAGGTTCGAAATTGATCCTGATTCTCACGAGAAACCGTTATTAATGACGTCAACCCTATATTATTCTAAAGAATTTACCTCTGTTGAATATTCACTACCTGTTTGTTTCTTGCATGAAAGTTTGTTCGTGACGTGTTGTGATGGTACAATAAAATCTTACGATACTAATAATGGCTGTCTGGTTCAGCAAGCGAAAATTATAGGTGTAGCTAGGTGTATTAACACAGGCGATGGATCAGTATATGTAGGTTTAGCTTCCAATAAGGTCATTGTCTTTGATGTACAATTTATTGAACGCAAGACAATCACCTTAAAGGGATTGAAAGATAGCGACTATCCCGATGACATAACAGTCAGTAATAATAAACTTTTTATATGTACAGGCCTATCGTTTAGGAGAGCTTTAATGTGTAATAATGATGGGGAAATAGAACAGGAATATACAAACCAACAGTACAAAGATGCTTGGAGTATAACAGTCAGTGAAGAGAaaggattaatatttatattatggtGTGATAATTGTAGAGGGGGTAAAGGAGTTATTGCTATTCACACTCTCGTCGGGGGCCGCTCTTTTTCTGGTGTTCATTCCACTCTTTTTGGGGGGCATATCTTGGCTTCATTTAAAGTTCCCGATGATTCCATGAGAATCAGGATCAATAATAACTTAAACAGGTTGTTTGTTGTTACCTGGACAGCTGggaaaatatatgaataccaCACA AGTGACATTTTCAATTTCGAGAACCTCGTGACGTCACTGGAGTCACTGATTGAGAGAGATGATTGTCGGAAGTTACTCGAGTACTTTAACGTTACAGCTGACGAGTCAAAAACGATTCTTGGCAGTGACGCACCCTTGACATCTCTTATCGGATACCTCATACAGACAGGAAGCGTCTCTACTGAAGACACCAATCAGTTACAGAAAGCATGCACTGACCAAGGACTGAGTAAAGTGGTGGCGGTGTTGACTGTCTATCAACAAGTTCAAG ATTCAAAGATGACCAAAAAATACTTAATAAACCAATTAAACTCATTAGGAGAAAGAAGGCAGAGACTACTTGACAAACTAGCAAAATACGAAGATGAAGGACAAGAGATTGTTGTACTTAAGACAGAGGAGGATCGAATGCAACTTATCGATAAGCTGAGAATATCAGAATTCGAAAGGCAGCAACTTACAGAGAGACTGAAATCGGCAGAGGATAGATATAAAATAtcggaagatgaaagaaaacagCTCactaataaattacaaataaaagagGAAACATTGAATATAACACAGAGAGAACTTAAACACACGTCTGACAGACTGAAGGCCGAAGAAAAAGAGAAGCAGACACTTTGTGATAAATGGAAAGATGAGGAAAAACAATTACTTCAGCGGCTAGCAAACTTAGAACTACACCAGAAAGAG GTGGCGCCTAATTCCTCAAGAGGGGATAACACTATCAAACCGAACTCAGACTGCGAGGTGTCTGAAAAATGCCTTTGg CAATTATCAAGGAAGGTTGGTGTAACGTGGATGAATGTTGGGAGATCACTTAACCTTACTGAAGCCGACTTAGAAAATGTTAAGGAAGATCATGGAGGGCAGAGTGAGACTAGTTATCAGATGCTTCTTCTATGGAAGAGAAGCGCAGGAACCATGGCAACGTACAGAGTCCTCGCAGATGCCCTAAAACAAGCTGGGAGAGCTGATTTAGCTggagatttttttaaataa